The genomic region ACATTAATAGTCTGTCATTTTATATCTTTAGagtaaattatatataaatttataaaatcaatccatccattttctgtgaaTGCTTTTCCTGTTCCGGGTcttggggagtccggagcctatccctgaggttatgggcgcaaggcaggaaaaaaaaaatgctgaaaatataaataaaaacaccaggcgaaagcaatttttaaaactttacTTATTTAACTTTGTCCCTTGCGTCGAGAAAAAATGAGCAGCCCTGCTCATTAACACAAGCTAGAATGCCCACCCACAGAATCTCTATACTTAGGGGACCAACATCTCTTAAACTGCCCAGACAGCAAGTTGCGGCTACTATTTTCATAGATTCTGTACAACAGAGCCTGTTAGCTTTGCCAATCTAAGCCCTAATCTAAGAATGATACCTATTAGTGTGTTTCTTGTGTCCTTTATATTGTTCCCAGTTATATTGTGCCCAGAGTAATGATCACCCTCCATTTGaaggaaaagaggaaaaaaaacaggaagatCCTGCTGCCACTGTAAGCAGGTCGTGATCAGGAAAGACCACCTGTTCGAGATAAACCCATGGCCCAGCAAGTGCCTCATGGCAAAGCCTTGCCACTGACAATGTTCTGTATCAATGCCCATTCTCAGTAGGTGCTACCCCAGGATACCAACCTGGGCAGGGGTGATGTCAGTGCAGAGCAGAAGTAGGAAGAGTGAAAGGAAGCAGTCAAGCCCATGGAAAGCTCTACttaccttcagccctgagctcCCTGAAATAATCTCAGCACTGACTGTAATCCTGGATTAAATAAACGGTTTAGGAAAATCAATGGAATTTCACACCATTCAGATTTGTCTTTGTTTTATCTTAAAAAGAAAAAGGTTGCTATTGCAAAAAGATGGGTGCTGCTCTACAAAGTTAAttaattgaaatattaaaacacaGCTTTAAACACAGTTAATAAAAGACATGCCCTCTTTTTCCAGAAAAAACCAATACGCTTCCTGCCTTGCTAGGCCTACCGCTACGCgtccgtaaaaaaaaaaacaataaagttttaaaaaaccaaATCAGTGAGGAATTTATCTATTTAGTTATGATTTCTTTAGTTATAACTACGATGTGTAATGCAAAAGAAATCAAGCTGAAAGATTTCATTGTCGTGAAATTCAAAAGGTCGAAAAAAGGTTAAAAAGACAAAATGCATAATAAGTGTTCTTACTACCAAGGACAAAGAACACTGATGTTGTCCTACGATCTTACGTTAAAACAATCTCATGATGTTGTGCAATCATAAAAATATCTCACTAGAAAAAAACACCTTTCTGCAAAAATTTACCTGATATAAAAGCTATTGAACATAAATCCAAATTACATTAATCAAAATTTACATGAGGATGATGGCCAATATACTACCAGGAACTAAAACCACGCATGTATAAAACAGTTCACACACATTGTCCGTCTATAAAATGTTTTCAGAACGTGGATCTTTACAAAATACGGGACACGTACACTGATATTCTAAATTGAAAACTGGGTCACACTCCAAAAAAGCTTAATTACAAATTCTTGCACATATGTTTACAGAGAATGAACAGCTGAAAATGGTTCATTGATGAAAGACGTGAAAGGATATGAATTGTTCAGATCAACAGATGTCCAGGAGAACACTGGTGCCAGACATTCAACGTCAGCACAACTTTTGCACCGGAATTTACAGAACTCATGCTGTCATCATGCCAGATGTCAGGGGCAAAGTACTGGAATGTGTTTTAACAGAACAGGATATCTAGTTAGAGGTATACCTTCACGACAGCAATGTATCAATCTGCAAAAGAAGCTTTAAATTCAGGACAATGCTTTGGGCCCCAAGGCTAAGGAGTTCTGGGAATGGTTCCACGAACGTGACAATAAATCCAGCTTAATGCAATGGCCTGCCCAGTGACCCGATATCAATGCAAATGAAATGGAAGCGACGACTCCGAGTTGAGGCCCAGCAGCAGTCCGCTCAAACCTACTGTAGCAGAAAGCTTTTGAAATCTGTCATTTAACTACTCTCGATAAGccgatgacaaaaaaaaataaaaaaatgtaaaaataatcgTCTTAAAGATGGACAATAATTtgcagggaagaaaaaaaaaagatttgggggtttcaagtttttttttccagaaggaAGTGATGTCATTTGAAGGGGACTTTACCACAATAGACAGATGAACAAAACTGAATCCCAGGAATTGACGGTATTACATAGTTTACATAGTCCAGCATttttaataacaacaacaataaatcAATGCATGTCATTCAAGTATTCATGGAGGAGGGCATTGCTATTTCaactcaccccccctcccccccagtacTCAGAAATTATTGATTCATGGTATGTCTCCCTTCCACACATACATTTAAGCCAGCCGTGTCCCAATATAAATTTCTAACAAAAGTGTTACCCTACATGAATGCGATAACTCAGATTTACTACCGTTATTAAGAGACAGACATTACAGTTGTGCAAAtgtcatttaaaatttaatgtCATTTAAAGGAAACTCTCATGTTAAGCCTTACAGGTTACATAGCGCTCTCATTCGTTCCTCTGCTCGTAGCATTTTGAGATTGGACAGAATCATGAACCAAACCTGGGATACTTAATGACCGAtgcgtaaaaaaaaataatttaaacaaattacaaCACATACGGGCGCAAAACAGTCAATTAAAGACAAACAGTGGTAACAGTGGtaacagaggaaaaaaatgttaacttgtaaaatgcattttcattttGCTTAAATGAGAAAGCCTTGTTTCTACAACCAAAGGGTGAGAGAAGAGTCTTGTTTTATGAGAGGTAGTATCCTGTCTGTGATTCAAATAATTTGTtcagttttgtgtttttgttttgttttttgtttctacCTAATGAGATGAAAGGTCAGCCAGTACATGAAAATGGGCTGGGCTGCTGCAATGGCCATGGTTAGGTACATCCGTAGCTGGTTCTTGGCCCCCCGGACCAGCACTCCCTCCGCCGCAGCCTCTGACAGGATCTTCAGCCTTAGAGTACGAATCTGCAGGCAAAGTCCTGTCAGTTCCTCACGACCAACAAAATCTGCGATTGGTTAACGCAGcctttcccaatccagtccacgCGGACCAACAATCGGAGCAGAAATGCGGATTGTGTGGCAGAGAgccgggaggaagcaaaaatgaggACCATCTGTGCTTCCCCCAAGGATCAAGGTGAGAAACACTGGGAAACAAAAGCATCTAACTTCCATCTTCTCAAACCATAACGGAACTTAACTACAAGATATGGAAATAGCTCTGAACAAAAACTTTCATAAAATTACTGTAGACAGAAAACGCACACGATACTTTCATCCCCATGCTTGACAATAACAGTTGTGGCTTTGTTCTAAACATACTTTTTCAATAATCAGAAAGCTAACATTAAGTTTTACCTTTGTTATATCAGACTGTAAGTCAAACCCACATAAGATGTGCCTTATATAATTAAGACAGTATGTATATATAACGTAGGCCTAAATTCCAACTTACCATGAACACAAATATGGAAATGCAGCACCAAAGCAGCATTAAGTAATAACCGATTCTGCCAAATACCAGTCCTGCCAGTACTCCGACAATCATTCTGCGGAAAGAGCATATTACGTTACTTTTTTGCCCTGAtgatggttaaaaaaaaactaagttatttaaaataagtccaagttattttattttaaatatacattCCGAAAATCTGAATTCCCAACAAGAATCTTACCCCACATATTTGTAACCAGAAAAGGCGATGAGATCGATCGTAGTGAGGTCTGTGTTAACTGTGAGCAGATAAAGACTGAGCAACATGGCCAGAACCTCAATGACGAGCCAAACCAGAGCCGAACTGGCCTGCATACCCAAGATCTCTGGGGAAAACCTGCACAGGAAGAGAGTGTGTAGCTGTAAATACTACCTCCGAATTCAAATTCCATATCTGTTCATTCTCATTTGCATGCCGCCTTACTGCACCCTACTGTCTATTGCACTTTAATGTACTATTTGCATCCACTGTCTATTGCTCCTTATTCTACTATTTGAACTTGCTGGTAAGCTGCTAAACTGCACTGCATTGTACTTGTACAATGGCAATACAGTGGAATCAAATGTAATCTAATCTCTTGACGGCGGAGAGtttagttttcctaaaatcCTTACATCTCTTAAGTAGTAAATACAGGTCAGCGCTGTTTAACTTGCTGGCAATTTACAACTGTGCACAATCATGTTATAAGATACCGGTAACATCAGAACAATGGAAACACTGGAAATGAGGACGACTTGTCAAATAATCATATGTTCATCTTCAGTGTGTCACAAGAGTTACTGAAAACATAGGATCACATACTTTTCCAACAAAGAAATCTGTTTGGATCCATTTGaccaataaatgaatgaaaatttAGAACAGTGTATGTCTTATTCACTTTGATAAATATCTGATTATGAATGTATGCAGAAATTCTGAAAATTCCAAGAATTCTGGCATAAACAGATTTCTAACTTATGATCACCACCATACACAATGGAGGTTATCGGTCTGGTATCATGATAATCAAAAAGCCAGAAGTACAACTCTGTGAAAACACTGGAAATGGTGAATGACTTCAAGTACTGTAATACCCAGCCTAACTGCCCCTCCAACAATCAACAATGCAACTGCGAGCAGCAGCATCACCACCTCCCTGGAATGGCAAAAGCATATGATTGCACTGCATTAGAAAGCAACAACAGCAGCTTGTATTTCCTAAGGCAGCTGAGGAAATCCAAGGCTATCTAATGCATCCTGGTACCATTCAATAAAATCGCcgtaaaaatccatccatccatccattttccaaaccgcttatcctactgggtcgcgggaggggggggggggggggtcgcctatcccggaagcaatgggcacgaggcagggaacaacccaggatggggggccagcccatagcagggcacattcacacaccattcactcacacatgcacacctatgggcaatttagtagctccaattagcctctgcatgtttttggactgtggggggaaaccggagtacccggaggaaaccccacgacgacacggggagaacatgcaaactccgcacacatgtgacccaggcggagactcgaacccgggtcccagaggtgtgaggtaacagtgctaaccactgcaccaccatgccaccccgccGTAAAAATCATCCTCCGGTTCTCCATTGCAATCCACAGCATATTGTCTGTTGTGCTAAGAAAGTTAATGCCTACAGTCCGTGAACATCTACACAATTACAGGAGATGGAGATGCGCAGCAAAGTCACCAAAGACCCCTCCCAGGTCACCATTTGTTCTAGAAACTTCTGGGAACGGTCTCCAAGAACCAGAACAGCACCTGAACAGCGTCACCCCAAGAGTTACCTAACGTCTCGTGTCACCACAATGCCAATACtacgaaaaaaatcaaggtaTATTATGAACTCTTTCTCACACTTTAATGGAACAAATCCATTATTTAGTGCCATCCATCTGTATTTATACAGATGGATCGTCTCAGTGCCAAGTACCCCAGCTCCCCTTCCCCACCCTTCCGTCTTGCAaaccttttttctttctttttgcaTGCACTGAATCTTCAATATCTGACATAAACTTCAATGCACTCAGTCAATCATCCTCAATTCATATTCTATTCAACTGCTGCAATATCTATAAATtctatgcatatgtgtgtgtttgtgtgtgtgtgtgtgtgtggtctctGTATAGTTTATTATTCTTGGGCatgttctaataataataatgtaatgtaaatacAGTATAAAAATAATGCAATATTATTCTTACCCAAGGCTTAGCCTACCTACCTGTCTTGGGTACCAAATGCTAAACCGGCCACCAGAATGTATGTAATAAAAGCCATTGCTGTCAAAGGAATGGAAACAGGCATTAATTCAAGGGCAAAATAACCCCCAAAAAGCTGTGTTAAGGTCTGCTAATATTTATGCTgttatgattctcacctggGATGTACAAATCTGGAGCATTGATGTCAAATCTGGGAGCTACAGGAGTATCTTGCTGGTAACTGACCTCCCAATTCTGTTGGCAACAAACAGATATCTAGTCTAAATTTAACATTCAGACAAATGTTATTTATAAGCACCTGGGAACGTCAGCAGCCATGTGAGGAAATGAACAGGGCACACTTTGGCTTAAGAGCTACAATGCCGAAAAACATCGCAGGAG from Brienomyrus brachyistius isolate T26 chromosome 17, BBRACH_0.4, whole genome shotgun sequence harbors:
- the yif1b gene encoding protein YIF1B isoform X1, which translates into the protein MDFTSDSAGFRHRKLQSKGRMKNTAPDVSDPNQLFDDTSSGPARHRTQEMSRIGYPAQGLLSEPVSNFAMAYGSSLADHGKEMVDKNLARFIPISKLKYYFAVDTIYVAKKLGLLVFPYMHQNWEVSYQQDTPVAPRFDINAPDLYIPAMAFITYILVAGLAFGTQDRFSPEILGMQASSALVWLVIEVLAMLLSLYLLTVNTDLTTIDLIAFSGYKYVGMIVGVLAGLVFGRIGYYLMLLWCCISIFVFMIRTLRLKILSEAAAEGVLVRGAKNQLRMYLTMAIAAAQPIFMYWLTFHLIR
- the yif1b gene encoding protein YIF1B isoform X2, with protein sequence MDFTSDSAGFRHQSKGRMKNTAPDVSDPNQLFDDTSSGPARHRTQEMSRIGYPAQGLLSEPVSNFAMAYGSSLADHGKEMVDKNLARFIPISKLKYYFAVDTIYVAKKLGLLVFPYMHQNWEVSYQQDTPVAPRFDINAPDLYIPAMAFITYILVAGLAFGTQDRFSPEILGMQASSALVWLVIEVLAMLLSLYLLTVNTDLTTIDLIAFSGYKYVGMIVGVLAGLVFGRIGYYLMLLWCCISIFVFMIRTLRLKILSEAAAEGVLVRGAKNQLRMYLTMAIAAAQPIFMYWLTFHLIR